Part of the Lycium ferocissimum isolate CSIRO_LF1 chromosome 6, AGI_CSIRO_Lferr_CH_V1, whole genome shotgun sequence genome, AGAGTTACAGAGGGAATTACTTCACTTTTCGATGTCAGGTTCAAGTATTCGatttcttgcattttttttttttttatatcgaGTCCAAAATTGGAAGCTGGGGCTTTTTTCTAGGTTCTATCTGTGACTCAGGTGGACTTGAGCTGCTTCTAATGTCTTAGTTCAGGCCAAAATTCTTCTTAAGGAAGAATAAGTAGACACTGGTCACTTTAATCAACTGAACGAGAAGTAACACTTATAAATCGTTGTGTTGTAGAAGTTCATCTACTTTGAACCATCAATGAAGCACTACTGATAATACTGGTGACGACCAGGATCCTTCATCAGACCACAGTAATTAGATAAATTTATCAGCAATAACACATCAATGTCATGTTTTCACAATAAGAACATAACTTAGATGACTAGTTTTCTCAATTTTAAAATCTGAAGAGCATAaaaatgtttactttccttttctgGTGCTCCGTTATTATATCCATGTTGCAGGCAATATGTTCATTTCAACTATGTTCGCTTTAACtaaatacaaaagaaaaacaataatgAATGATGGCTGCTCCAGTAGCCAAATcttaaaaacagttcactattTTTAACACAATTCTGTCTACTGCCCTCCAGCACCTGTTCCTCCGATTGTCATCTACCAAATATAAAAGCAGAAATACTCCAGAAATTCCTGTTACATAGCCAAagaatacaactacaacaaaaaGGACAGTTTCCGGATCATATCTGTTCTCTACTTTTTTTAGTTATAGAGGGTCCATTGTTGCTGCAGTTCATCCCACCAGGAGCACCACATAAGTATTTGTTTCCAATATATGTCATTCCTTCTTGATACAAAGTGTCAAAATGTGGATTGCTTGGAATCTTTCCACTTAAATTGTTATAAGACAAGTTGAGATACTGGAGAAAATCTAACAGTGTTAATGTCACAGGAATTTCCCCTGCGAAATGGTTGTAGCTGAGATCCAACGACTCGAGCGAAATCATCTCGCCAATAGTCTTTGGGATCAGTCCGGAAAGATTATTATGCGAGAGATTCAGCAATGGAATTCCACTTAAAAGGCCAATTGTCTCTGGGATTTTACCAGTAAGAGCATTGCTTGAGGTGTCAAATCCACTGTTATAGGAATACACTGACTCAAGAATTTGTGTCTGTCCTTTGGTGACTATTTCTAGCTGAGCACCAGTGAACTTCAAGGAGTAAAAGTAACCTAATAAGATGGTTGCCTCATTTTGTCTTCTCGTCATCATTTTTAAGCCATCAAGATTATCAGGAATAGGACCGGATAGATTGTTCCTGGACAAACCAATATATTGTagattttccaacttcattagcCCTTCTGGGATAGATTCGTCGAAAGAGTTTGATGCAAGGTCAAGGATACGGAGGTGGTGTAGGTCACCGATGAACTTTGGTATCCTTCCTTCAAATCCATTGCCAGCCAAGTTCAGGATCTCAAGCTCTTGAAAGTTATCAATCACTGTTGGAAATGATCCTTCAAAGTCATTACCATTTAGGTCCAGATAACGAAGGCCTGTAACACGTTCAAGTTCTTTCGGAACACTTCCAGCAAGCTTGTTTTGTCCAAGATTAAGGTAACTCAGTGACTTGCAGTTCCCCAAACTGCGTCGAATGGTGCCTGACAAGCTATTATTAGAGAGATCAAGAACCTGGAGAACATTAGTTGCTTGGCAAAATGATTCAGGTATTGGTCCATGAATTTTGTTTCCGGATAATGATATGGACCTGATACCATGAACTTCCCCTATCTGTGTTGGAATTGAGCCTACAAAATTGTTAAGTGACAAATCGATGACATTAACATTCTTGAGCTGAGAAGGGATAGGACCTTGAAGGTTGTTTCTGGCTAAATTTATTATTGTTGGATAAGGAGAAGATTTCAGCTGAATCACTGGAGGTATAACTCCCTTGAAGTTATTCATACATAAGTCCAGTACAGAGAGGGCAGGGAGATTGAACAACCAGTATGGTATTGCTCCTGATAGACTGTTGTTAGCCAAATTTAAAATAATGAGGCTCGTCAAATTTGAAAAGAACTGTGGGATTTCTCCTCTCATGTTGCAAGATGTAAATTCCAAAATCGTGGGCTGGAAAGTTTGCGCAGAGGGTTGAtcttgatcatcaatttccaaaGACAATCCGCTAGCTCCTAAACTAATTTGATTCAATCTTGACTTCTGGAACACAGACAGTGGCATATTCCCATTCAGGTTATTCTTCTGAACATAAAGATATGAAAGCTTAGGAAGCTGAAGTATGCACGAGGGAAGACGTCCTGTTAGCTCATTCCATTCTAAATTCAAGTACTTCAGGGAGTGCATTTGACAGATTGAAATTGGAATATACCCTTTTAAACTATTCTGGAACAGAGATAAGTATTGAAGGCTTATTAAACTGGACATGGATACAGGAAGTTGGCCTGTGATATTGTTATCATTGAGCATCAGTATACTTAATTTCTTAAGTTTTGTAACTGAAGAAGGTATCGACCCTTGGATCGAGCATCCATCAGCTCGGAAAAAGGTTAATGAAGTTGAGTTGCTTAAAGGAGGAGGAATCGTTCCACCTATCCGAGAGAAGCCTATGTCAAGAAATGTCAACTTTGACCATGGAGCTGAAAACATTGAAACAAGATCTATGCTCATAGCAGGATTGCTAGAAACAGAAAGTTTTTCAAGTTGAGGAAGGTAAGGGATATGACCATCTAAATTGTTGCCACTAAAATCAAGAGCTGAGAGACTTGTGAGGTTCCATAGCAAATCAGGTATCGGAGATGTTAGAACGTTAGAACCCATTTCTAGAGTAGAAAGATTAGTAAGGTTAAGTAATTGCCCTATCGGAATTCTTCCTGAAATGTTGCAGTAGGACAATTGAAGTGACACGAGATTTGAAAGACTTGATATTGGTTTAGCCCAAACAAATGATTCGGATGCCTTTGATAGATCAACACCTGTCAATACTAGATATCTGAGACCTGGCAATCCTTCTAACCACCTCAGATTTGGACTGGATAACTGACCATATCTGATAAAAGATGACATTGAGCCAAAATCCAACTTTGGTGGTAATGTCAAGCTAATAGAAATAGAAGACAAATCGACTACTAAATTAGCACATGAAAGATCAAGAGACCTTAGAGATGTAAGGTTTGAGAATTGTGTGGTGATGGAATCTTGAAACATGGCATTCGACAGATTGAGATAAGTCAAGTTTGTTAAGTTCGATATCTCAGTAGGTAGTTTTGAGAGCATGAAGTTGTTGAAACTCAGGTCGAGATGTCGCATGTGATTAAGAGTAAAGAGCAATGGAGATATAGTACCTTTAAGAGCAAAATTGGATGTGTTGTTAGTAACTGGAACAAGTTCCTTATTAACATTGATTAGGACTTCATCCGGATTAGGATTCCGGAGATCCACAACTACAACATGACCTGAACTCGAGCATTTGATTCCTTTCCAGTTGCAACATTTTTCCCCCTGCCATGAAGATAGCAGATTAGACGGATCAGTTACCAAGGATTTGAAGCTTATTAGACCGGCTCTTTCTCTTTCGTGGCAGCCATAGACGATCGAAAAATGGTAAAATAGAATAGCAAATATAAGGAAATCTTTCTTTAACCACATGACTTCAAGATGATGAACAATATCCTAGGTTGTCAAGTGTTAAGATTTTTATAGCAGTTAAATGCTATATCACTTGAACTAAATTATTCATAAGCTTCTTTCGCAGAATGTCttcatgaaaagaaaaacattaaTTGGTGTAGGCTTCTACTACTGAATTGAAAAGGATTGCATTCTACAGTCAATGACTTAATTTATAATAATCTAACTAAGTTCTTCTGAAACTTTgtttaatgaaaaaagaaagagggacAA contains:
- the LOC132060634 gene encoding LRR receptor-like serine/threonine-protein kinase GSO2 encodes the protein MWLKKDFLIFAILFYHFSIVYGCHERERAGLISFKSLVTDPSNLLSSWQGEKCCNWKGIKCSSSGHVVVVDLRNPNPDEVLINVNKELVPVTNNTSNFALKGTISPLLFTLNHMRHLDLSFNNFMLSKLPTEISNLTNLTYLNLSNAMFQDSITTQFSNLTSLRSLDLSCANLVVDLSSISISLTLPPKLDFGSMSSFIRYGQLSSPNLRWLEGLPGLRYLVLTGVDLSKASESFVWAKPISSLSNLVSLQLSYCNISGRIPIGQLLNLTNLSTLEMGSNVLTSPIPDLLWNLTSLSALDFSGNNLDGHIPYLPQLEKLSVSSNPAMSIDLVSMFSAPWSKLTFLDIGFSRIGGTIPPPLSNSTSLTFFRADGCSIQGSIPSSVTKLKKLSILMLNDNNITGQLPVSMSSLISLQYLSLFQNSLKGYIPISICQMHSLKYLNLEWNELTGRLPSCILQLPKLSYLYVQKNNLNGNMPLSVFQKSRLNQISLGASGLSLEIDDQDQPSAQTFQPTILEFTSCNMRGEIPQFFSNLTSLIILNLANNSLSGAIPYWLFNLPALSVLDLCMNNFKGVIPPVIQLKSSPYPTIINLARNNLQGPIPSQLKNVNVIDLSLNNFVGSIPTQIGEVHGIRSISLSGNKIHGPIPESFCQATNVLQVLDLSNNSLSGTIRRSLGNCKSLSYLNLGQNKLAGSVPKELERVTGLRYLDLNGNDFEGSFPTVIDNFQELEILNLAGNGFEGRIPKFIGDLHHLRILDLASNSFDESIPEGLMKLENLQYIGLSRNNLSGPIPDNLDGLKMMTRRQNEATILLGYFYSLKFTGAQLEIVTKGQTQILESVYSYNSGFDTSSNALTGKIPETIGLLSGIPLLNLSHNNLSGLIPKTIGEMISLESLDLSYNHFAGEIPVTLTLLDFLQYLNLSYNNLSGKIPSNPHFDTLYQEGMTYIGNKYLCGAPGGMNCSNNGPSITKKSREQI